The Balearica regulorum gibbericeps isolate bBalReg1 chromosome 12, bBalReg1.pri, whole genome shotgun sequence genome includes a region encoding these proteins:
- the TPM1 gene encoding tropomyosin alpha-1 chain isoform X14, translating to MDAIKKKMQMLKLDKENALDRAEQAEADKKAAEERSKQLEDELVALQKKLKGTEDELDKYSESLKDAQEKLELADKKATDAESEVASLNRRIQLVEEELDRAQERLATALQKLEEAEKAADESERGMKVIENRAQKDEEKMEIQEIQLKEAKHIAEEADRKYEEVARKLVIIESDLERAEERAELSESQVRQLEEQLRIMDQTLKALMAAEDKYSQKEDKYEEEIKVLTDKLKEAETRAEFAERSVTKLEKSIDDLEEKVAHAKEENLSMHQMLDQTLLELNNM from the exons ATGGATGCCATCAAGAAGAAGATGCAGATGCTGAAACTGGACAAGGAAAACGCCTTGGACAGAGCCGAGCAAGCCGAAGCGGACAAGAAGGCAGCGGAGGAGAGAAGCAAGCAG CTGGAGGACGAGCTGGTGGCTCTACAAAAGAAGCTGAAGGGCACTGAGGATGAGCTGGACAAATACTCCGAGTCTCTTAAAGATGCACAGGAAAAGTTGGAACTGGCTGACAAAAAGGCCACAGAT GCTGAGAGCGAAGTAGCTTCTCTGAACAGACGCATCCAGCTGGTTGAGGAGGAGTTGGATCGGGCTCAGGAGCGCTTGGCTACTGCTCTGCAGAAGCTAGAGGAAGCAGAGAAGGCTGCAGATGAGAGTGAAAG AGGAATGAAGGTGATTGAAAATAGAGCCCAGAAGGATGAAGAGAAGATGGAAATCCAAGAGATCCAGCTTAAAGAAGCTAAGCACATTGCTGAAGAGGCCGACCGCAAGTATGAAGAG GTGGCTCGTAAGCTTGTGATCATTGAGAGTGACCTGGAGCGGGCTGAGGAACGTGCTGAACTATCAGAAAG CCAAGTCCGACAGCTGGAAGAACAGTTAAGAATAATGGATCAAACGTTGAAAGCATTAATGGCTGCAGAGGATAAG TACTCACAGAAAGAAGACAAATATGAAGAGGAGATTAAAGTCCTGACTGACAAACTGAAGGAG GCTGAGACCCGTGCTGAATTTGCTGAGAGGTCAGTAACCAAGCTGGAGAAGAGCATTGATGACCTAGAAG AGAAAGTGGCGCAtgccaaagaagaaaaccttaGCATGCATCAGATGCTGGATCAAACTTTACTGGAGTTAAACAACATGTGA
- the TPM1 gene encoding tropomyosin alpha-1 chain isoform X18, which translates to MDAIKKKMQMLKLDKENALDRAEQAEADKKAAEERSKQLEDDIVQLEKQLHVTEDARDQVLEELHKSEDSLLSAEENAAKAESEVASLNRRIQLVEEELDRAQERLATALQKLEEAEKAADESERGMKVIENRAQKDEEKMEIQEIQLKEAKHIAEEADRKYEEVARKLVIIESDLERAEERAELSESQVRQLEEQLRIMDQTLKALMAAEDKYSQKEDKYEEEIKVLTDKLKEAETRAEFAERSVTKLEKSIDDLEEKVAHAKEENLSMHQMLDQTLLELNNM; encoded by the exons ATGGATGCCATCAAGAAGAAGATGCAGATGCTGAAACTGGACAAGGAAAACGCCTTGGACAGAGCCGAGCAAGCCGAAGCGGACAAGAAGGCAGCGGAGGAGAGAAGCAAGCAG TTAGAGGATGACATTGTGCAATTGGAAAAGCAATTGCATGTGACGGAGGATGCAAGGGACCAAGTGCTGGAAGAACTACACAAGTCTGAGGATAGCCTCCTCTCCGCAGAGGAGAATGCTGCCAAG GCTGAGAGCGAAGTAGCTTCTCTGAACAGACGCATCCAGCTGGTTGAGGAGGAGTTGGATCGGGCTCAGGAGCGCTTGGCTACTGCTCTGCAGAAGCTAGAGGAAGCAGAGAAGGCTGCAGATGAGAGTGAAAG AGGAATGAAGGTGATTGAAAATAGAGCCCAGAAGGATGAAGAGAAGATGGAAATCCAAGAGATCCAGCTTAAAGAAGCTAAGCACATTGCTGAAGAGGCCGACCGCAAGTATGAAGAG GTGGCTCGTAAGCTTGTGATCATTGAGAGTGACCTGGAGCGGGCTGAGGAACGTGCTGAACTATCAGAAAG CCAAGTCCGACAGCTGGAAGAACAGTTAAGAATAATGGATCAAACGTTGAAAGCATTAATGGCTGCAGAGGATAAG TACTCACAGAAAGAAGACAAATATGAAGAGGAGATTAAAGTCCTGACTGACAAACTGAAGGAG GCTGAGACCCGTGCTGAATTTGCTGAGAGGTCAGTAACCAAGCTGGAGAAGAGCATTGATGACCTAGAAG AGAAAGTGGCGCAtgccaaagaagaaaaccttaGCATGCATCAGATGCTGGATCAAACTTTACTGGAGTTAAACAACATGTGA
- the TPM1 gene encoding tropomyosin alpha-1 chain isoform X6, whose protein sequence is MDAIKKKMQMLKLDKENALDRAEQAEADKKAAEERSKQLEDDIVQLEKQLHVTEDARDQVLEELHKSEDSLLSAEENAAKLEDELVALQKKLKGTEDELDKYSESLKDAQEKLELADKKATDAESEVASLNRRIQLVEEELDRAQERLATALQKLEEAEKAADESERGMKVIENRAQKDEEKMEIQEIQLKEAKHIAEEADRKYEEVARKLVIIESDLERAEERAELSESQVRQLEEQLRIMDQTLKALMAAEDKYSQKEDKYEEEIKVLTDKLKEAETRAEFAERSVTKLEKSIDDLEEKVAHAKEENLSMHQMLDQTLLELNNM, encoded by the exons ATGGATGCCATCAAGAAGAAGATGCAGATGCTGAAACTGGACAAGGAAAACGCCTTGGACAGAGCCGAGCAAGCCGAAGCGGACAAGAAGGCAGCGGAGGAGAGAAGCAAGCAG TTAGAGGATGACATTGTGCAATTGGAAAAGCAATTGCATGTGACGGAGGATGCAAGGGACCAAGTGCTGGAAGAACTACACAAGTCTGAGGATAGCCTCCTCTCCGCAGAGGAGAATGCTGCCAAG CTGGAGGACGAGCTGGTGGCTCTACAAAAGAAGCTGAAGGGCACTGAGGATGAGCTGGACAAATACTCCGAGTCTCTTAAAGATGCACAGGAAAAGTTGGAACTGGCTGACAAAAAGGCCACAGAT GCTGAGAGCGAAGTAGCTTCTCTGAACAGACGCATCCAGCTGGTTGAGGAGGAGTTGGATCGGGCTCAGGAGCGCTTGGCTACTGCTCTGCAGAAGCTAGAGGAAGCAGAGAAGGCTGCAGATGAGAGTGAAAG AGGAATGAAGGTGATTGAAAATAGAGCCCAGAAGGATGAAGAGAAGATGGAAATCCAAGAGATCCAGCTTAAAGAAGCTAAGCACATTGCTGAAGAGGCCGACCGCAAGTATGAAGAG GTGGCTCGTAAGCTTGTGATCATTGAGAGTGACCTGGAGCGGGCTGAGGAACGTGCTGAACTATCAGAAAG CCAAGTCCGACAGCTGGAAGAACAGTTAAGAATAATGGATCAAACGTTGAAAGCATTAATGGCTGCAGAGGATAAG TACTCACAGAAAGAAGACAAATATGAAGAGGAGATTAAAGTCCTGACTGACAAACTGAAGGAG GCTGAGACCCGTGCTGAATTTGCTGAGAGGTCAGTAACCAAGCTGGAGAAGAGCATTGATGACCTAGAAG AGAAAGTGGCGCAtgccaaagaagaaaaccttaGCATGCATCAGATGCTGGATCAAACTTTACTGGAGTTAAACAACATGTGA
- the TPM1 gene encoding tropomyosin alpha-1 chain isoform X23: protein MAAMSSLEAVRRKIRSLQEQADAAEERAGRLQREVDQERALREEAESEVASLNRRIQLVEEELDRAQERLATALQKLEEAEKAADESERGMKVIENRAQKDEEKMEIQEIQLKEAKHIAEEADRKYEEVARKLVIIESDLERAEERAELSESQVRQLEEQLRIMDQTLKALMAAEDKYSQKEDKYEEEIKVLTDKLKEAETRAEFAERSVTKLEKSIDDLEEKVAHAKEENLSMHQMLDQTLLELNNM, encoded by the exons ATGGCGGCGATGAGCTCGCTGGAGGCCGTGCGGAGGAAGATCCGGAgcctgcaggagcaggcagacGCCGCCGAGGAGCGGGCGGGCCGGCTGCAGCGAGAGGTGGACCAGGAGCGGGCCCTGCGGGAGGAG GCTGAGAGCGAAGTAGCTTCTCTGAACAGACGCATCCAGCTGGTTGAGGAGGAGTTGGATCGGGCTCAGGAGCGCTTGGCTACTGCTCTGCAGAAGCTAGAGGAAGCAGAGAAGGCTGCAGATGAGAGTGAAAG AGGAATGAAGGTGATTGAAAATAGAGCCCAGAAGGATGAAGAGAAGATGGAAATCCAAGAGATCCAGCTTAAAGAAGCTAAGCACATTGCTGAAGAGGCCGACCGCAAGTATGAAGAG GTGGCTCGTAAGCTTGTGATCATTGAGAGTGACCTGGAGCGGGCTGAGGAACGTGCTGAACTATCAGAAAG CCAAGTCCGACAGCTGGAAGAACAGTTAAGAATAATGGATCAAACGTTGAAAGCATTAATGGCTGCAGAGGATAAG TACTCACAGAAAGAAGACAAATATGAAGAGGAGATTAAAGTCCTGACTGACAAACTGAAGGAG GCTGAGACCCGTGCTGAATTTGCTGAGAGGTCAGTAACCAAGCTGGAGAAGAGCATTGATGACCTAGAAG AGAAAGTGGCGCAtgccaaagaagaaaaccttaGCATGCATCAGATGCTGGATCAAACTTTACTGGAGTTAAACAACATGTGA
- the TPM1 gene encoding tropomyosin alpha-1 chain isoform X24, with the protein MAAMSSLEAVRRKIRSLQEQADAAEERAGRLQREVDQERALREEAESEVASLNRRIQLVEEELDRAQERLATALQKLEEAEKAADESERGMKVIENRAQKDEEKMEIQEIQLKEAKHIAEEADRKYEEVARKLVIIESDLERAEERAELSESKCAELEEELKTVTNNLKSLEAQAEKYSQKEDKYEEEIKVLTDKLKEAETRAEFAERSVTKLEKSIDDLEEKVAHAKEENLSMHQMLDQTLLELNNM; encoded by the exons ATGGCGGCGATGAGCTCGCTGGAGGCCGTGCGGAGGAAGATCCGGAgcctgcaggagcaggcagacGCCGCCGAGGAGCGGGCGGGCCGGCTGCAGCGAGAGGTGGACCAGGAGCGGGCCCTGCGGGAGGAG GCTGAGAGCGAAGTAGCTTCTCTGAACAGACGCATCCAGCTGGTTGAGGAGGAGTTGGATCGGGCTCAGGAGCGCTTGGCTACTGCTCTGCAGAAGCTAGAGGAAGCAGAGAAGGCTGCAGATGAGAGTGAAAG AGGAATGAAGGTGATTGAAAATAGAGCCCAGAAGGATGAAGAGAAGATGGAAATCCAAGAGATCCAGCTTAAAGAAGCTAAGCACATTGCTGAAGAGGCCGACCGCAAGTATGAAGAG GTGGCTCGTAAGCTTGTGATCATTGAGAGTGACCTGGAGCGGGCTGAGGAACGTGCTGAACTATCAGAAAG CAAATGTGCTGAGCTTGAAGAGGAGTTGAAAACTGTGACCAACAACCTGAAGTCGCTGGAGGCTCAGGCTGAGAAG TACTCACAGAAAGAAGACAAATATGAAGAGGAGATTAAAGTCCTGACTGACAAACTGAAGGAG GCTGAGACCCGTGCTGAATTTGCTGAGAGGTCAGTAACCAAGCTGGAGAAGAGCATTGATGACCTAGAAG AGAAAGTGGCGCAtgccaaagaagaaaaccttaGCATGCATCAGATGCTGGATCAAACTTTACTGGAGTTAAACAACATGTGA
- the TPM1 gene encoding tropomyosin alpha-1 chain isoform X7: MDAIKKKMQMLKLDKENALDRAEQAEADKKAAEERSKQLEDDIVQLEKQLHVTEDARDQVLEELHKSEDSLLSAEENAAKLEDELVALQKKLKGTEDELDKYSESLKDAQEKLELADKKATDAESEVASLNRRIQLVEEELDRAQERLATALQKLEEAEKAADESERGMKVIENRAQKDEEKMEIQEIQLKEAKHIAEEADRKYEEVARKLVIIESDLERAEERAELSESKCAELEEELKTVTNNLKSLEAQAEKYSQKEDKYEEEIKVLTDKLKEAETRAEFAERSVTKLEKSIDDLEEKVAHAKEENLSMHQMLDQTLLELNNM, from the exons ATGGATGCCATCAAGAAGAAGATGCAGATGCTGAAACTGGACAAGGAAAACGCCTTGGACAGAGCCGAGCAAGCCGAAGCGGACAAGAAGGCAGCGGAGGAGAGAAGCAAGCAG TTAGAGGATGACATTGTGCAATTGGAAAAGCAATTGCATGTGACGGAGGATGCAAGGGACCAAGTGCTGGAAGAACTACACAAGTCTGAGGATAGCCTCCTCTCCGCAGAGGAGAATGCTGCCAAG CTGGAGGACGAGCTGGTGGCTCTACAAAAGAAGCTGAAGGGCACTGAGGATGAGCTGGACAAATACTCCGAGTCTCTTAAAGATGCACAGGAAAAGTTGGAACTGGCTGACAAAAAGGCCACAGAT GCTGAGAGCGAAGTAGCTTCTCTGAACAGACGCATCCAGCTGGTTGAGGAGGAGTTGGATCGGGCTCAGGAGCGCTTGGCTACTGCTCTGCAGAAGCTAGAGGAAGCAGAGAAGGCTGCAGATGAGAGTGAAAG AGGAATGAAGGTGATTGAAAATAGAGCCCAGAAGGATGAAGAGAAGATGGAAATCCAAGAGATCCAGCTTAAAGAAGCTAAGCACATTGCTGAAGAGGCCGACCGCAAGTATGAAGAG GTGGCTCGTAAGCTTGTGATCATTGAGAGTGACCTGGAGCGGGCTGAGGAACGTGCTGAACTATCAGAAAG CAAATGTGCTGAGCTTGAAGAGGAGTTGAAAACTGTGACCAACAACCTGAAGTCGCTGGAGGCTCAGGCTGAGAAG TACTCACAGAAAGAAGACAAATATGAAGAGGAGATTAAAGTCCTGACTGACAAACTGAAGGAG GCTGAGACCCGTGCTGAATTTGCTGAGAGGTCAGTAACCAAGCTGGAGAAGAGCATTGATGACCTAGAAG AGAAAGTGGCGCAtgccaaagaagaaaaccttaGCATGCATCAGATGCTGGATCAAACTTTACTGGAGTTAAACAACATGTGA
- the TPM1 gene encoding tropomyosin alpha-1 chain isoform X15, giving the protein MDAIKKKMQMLKLDKENALDRAEQAEADKKAAEERSKQLEDELVALQKKLKGTEDELDKYSESLKDAQEKLELADKKATDAESEVASLNRRIQLVEEELDRAQERLATALQKLEEAEKAADESERGMKVIENRAQKDEEKMEIQEIQLKEAKHIAEEADRKYEEVARKLVIIESDLERAEERAELSESKCAELEEELKTVTNNLKSLEAQAEKYSQKEDKYEEEIKVLTDKLKEAETRAEFAERSVTKLEKSIDDLEEKVAHAKEENLSMHQMLDQTLLELNNM; this is encoded by the exons ATGGATGCCATCAAGAAGAAGATGCAGATGCTGAAACTGGACAAGGAAAACGCCTTGGACAGAGCCGAGCAAGCCGAAGCGGACAAGAAGGCAGCGGAGGAGAGAAGCAAGCAG CTGGAGGACGAGCTGGTGGCTCTACAAAAGAAGCTGAAGGGCACTGAGGATGAGCTGGACAAATACTCCGAGTCTCTTAAAGATGCACAGGAAAAGTTGGAACTGGCTGACAAAAAGGCCACAGAT GCTGAGAGCGAAGTAGCTTCTCTGAACAGACGCATCCAGCTGGTTGAGGAGGAGTTGGATCGGGCTCAGGAGCGCTTGGCTACTGCTCTGCAGAAGCTAGAGGAAGCAGAGAAGGCTGCAGATGAGAGTGAAAG AGGAATGAAGGTGATTGAAAATAGAGCCCAGAAGGATGAAGAGAAGATGGAAATCCAAGAGATCCAGCTTAAAGAAGCTAAGCACATTGCTGAAGAGGCCGACCGCAAGTATGAAGAG GTGGCTCGTAAGCTTGTGATCATTGAGAGTGACCTGGAGCGGGCTGAGGAACGTGCTGAACTATCAGAAAG CAAATGTGCTGAGCTTGAAGAGGAGTTGAAAACTGTGACCAACAACCTGAAGTCGCTGGAGGCTCAGGCTGAGAAG TACTCACAGAAAGAAGACAAATATGAAGAGGAGATTAAAGTCCTGACTGACAAACTGAAGGAG GCTGAGACCCGTGCTGAATTTGCTGAGAGGTCAGTAACCAAGCTGGAGAAGAGCATTGATGACCTAGAAG AGAAAGTGGCGCAtgccaaagaagaaaaccttaGCATGCATCAGATGCTGGATCAAACTTTACTGGAGTTAAACAACATGTGA
- the TPM1 gene encoding tropomyosin alpha-1 chain isoform X19, with translation MDAIKKKMQMLKLDKENALDRAEQAEADKKAAEERSKQLEDDIVQLEKQLHVTEDARDQVLEELHKSEDSLLSAEENAAKAESEVASLNRRIQLVEEELDRAQERLATALQKLEEAEKAADESERGMKVIENRAQKDEEKMEIQEIQLKEAKHIAEEADRKYEEVARKLVIIESDLERAEERAELSESKCAELEEELKTVTNNLKSLEAQAEKYSQKEDKYEEEIKVLTDKLKEAETRAEFAERSVTKLEKSIDDLEEKVAHAKEENLSMHQMLDQTLLELNNM, from the exons ATGGATGCCATCAAGAAGAAGATGCAGATGCTGAAACTGGACAAGGAAAACGCCTTGGACAGAGCCGAGCAAGCCGAAGCGGACAAGAAGGCAGCGGAGGAGAGAAGCAAGCAG TTAGAGGATGACATTGTGCAATTGGAAAAGCAATTGCATGTGACGGAGGATGCAAGGGACCAAGTGCTGGAAGAACTACACAAGTCTGAGGATAGCCTCCTCTCCGCAGAGGAGAATGCTGCCAAG GCTGAGAGCGAAGTAGCTTCTCTGAACAGACGCATCCAGCTGGTTGAGGAGGAGTTGGATCGGGCTCAGGAGCGCTTGGCTACTGCTCTGCAGAAGCTAGAGGAAGCAGAGAAGGCTGCAGATGAGAGTGAAAG AGGAATGAAGGTGATTGAAAATAGAGCCCAGAAGGATGAAGAGAAGATGGAAATCCAAGAGATCCAGCTTAAAGAAGCTAAGCACATTGCTGAAGAGGCCGACCGCAAGTATGAAGAG GTGGCTCGTAAGCTTGTGATCATTGAGAGTGACCTGGAGCGGGCTGAGGAACGTGCTGAACTATCAGAAAG CAAATGTGCTGAGCTTGAAGAGGAGTTGAAAACTGTGACCAACAACCTGAAGTCGCTGGAGGCTCAGGCTGAGAAG TACTCACAGAAAGAAGACAAATATGAAGAGGAGATTAAAGTCCTGACTGACAAACTGAAGGAG GCTGAGACCCGTGCTGAATTTGCTGAGAGGTCAGTAACCAAGCTGGAGAAGAGCATTGATGACCTAGAAG AGAAAGTGGCGCAtgccaaagaagaaaaccttaGCATGCATCAGATGCTGGATCAAACTTTACTGGAGTTAAACAACATGTGA
- the TPM1 gene encoding tropomyosin alpha-1 chain isoform X32 produces the protein MAAMSSLEAVRRKIRSLQEQADAAEERAGRLQREVDQERALREEAESEVASLNRRIQLVEEELDRAQERLATALQKLEEAEKAADESERGMKVIENRAQKDEEKMEIQEIQLKEAKHIAEEADRKYEEVARKLVIIESDLERAEERAELSESQVRQLEEQLRIMDQTLKALMAAEDKYSQKEDKYEEEIKVLTDKLKEAETRAEFAERSVTKLEKSIDDLEDQLYQQLEQNSRLTNELKLALNED, from the exons ATGGCGGCGATGAGCTCGCTGGAGGCCGTGCGGAGGAAGATCCGGAgcctgcaggagcaggcagacGCCGCCGAGGAGCGGGCGGGCCGGCTGCAGCGAGAGGTGGACCAGGAGCGGGCCCTGCGGGAGGAG GCTGAGAGCGAAGTAGCTTCTCTGAACAGACGCATCCAGCTGGTTGAGGAGGAGTTGGATCGGGCTCAGGAGCGCTTGGCTACTGCTCTGCAGAAGCTAGAGGAAGCAGAGAAGGCTGCAGATGAGAGTGAAAG AGGAATGAAGGTGATTGAAAATAGAGCCCAGAAGGATGAAGAGAAGATGGAAATCCAAGAGATCCAGCTTAAAGAAGCTAAGCACATTGCTGAAGAGGCCGACCGCAAGTATGAAGAG GTGGCTCGTAAGCTTGTGATCATTGAGAGTGACCTGGAGCGGGCTGAGGAACGTGCTGAACTATCAGAAAG CCAAGTCCGACAGCTGGAAGAACAGTTAAGAATAATGGATCAAACGTTGAAAGCATTAATGGCTGCAGAGGATAAG TACTCACAGAAAGAAGACAAATATGAAGAGGAGATTAAAGTCCTGACTGACAAACTGAAGGAG GCTGAGACCCGTGCTGAATTTGCTGAGAGGTCAGTAACCAAGCTGGAGAAGAGCATTGATGACCTAGAAG ACCAACTCTACCAGCAACTTGAGCAAAACAGTCGCCTAACTAATGAACTAAAGCTGGCATTGAATGAGGATTAA
- the TPM1 gene encoding tropomyosin alpha-1 chain isoform X30 — translation MDAIKKKMQMLKLDKENALDRAEQAEADKKAAEERSKQLEDDIVQLEKQLHVTEDARDQVLEELHKSEDSLLSAEENAAKAESEVASLNRRIQLVEEELDRAQERLATALQKLEEAEKAADESERGMKVIENRAQKDEEKMEIQEIQLKEAKHIAEEADRKYEEVARKLVIIESDLERAEERAELSESKCAELEEELKTVTNNLKSLEAQAEKYSQKEDKYEEEIKVLTDKLKEAETRAEFAERSVTKLEKSIDDLEDQLYQQLEQNSRLTNELKLALNED, via the exons ATGGATGCCATCAAGAAGAAGATGCAGATGCTGAAACTGGACAAGGAAAACGCCTTGGACAGAGCCGAGCAAGCCGAAGCGGACAAGAAGGCAGCGGAGGAGAGAAGCAAGCAG TTAGAGGATGACATTGTGCAATTGGAAAAGCAATTGCATGTGACGGAGGATGCAAGGGACCAAGTGCTGGAAGAACTACACAAGTCTGAGGATAGCCTCCTCTCCGCAGAGGAGAATGCTGCCAAG GCTGAGAGCGAAGTAGCTTCTCTGAACAGACGCATCCAGCTGGTTGAGGAGGAGTTGGATCGGGCTCAGGAGCGCTTGGCTACTGCTCTGCAGAAGCTAGAGGAAGCAGAGAAGGCTGCAGATGAGAGTGAAAG AGGAATGAAGGTGATTGAAAATAGAGCCCAGAAGGATGAAGAGAAGATGGAAATCCAAGAGATCCAGCTTAAAGAAGCTAAGCACATTGCTGAAGAGGCCGACCGCAAGTATGAAGAG GTGGCTCGTAAGCTTGTGATCATTGAGAGTGACCTGGAGCGGGCTGAGGAACGTGCTGAACTATCAGAAAG CAAATGTGCTGAGCTTGAAGAGGAGTTGAAAACTGTGACCAACAACCTGAAGTCGCTGGAGGCTCAGGCTGAGAAG TACTCACAGAAAGAAGACAAATATGAAGAGGAGATTAAAGTCCTGACTGACAAACTGAAGGAG GCTGAGACCCGTGCTGAATTTGCTGAGAGGTCAGTAACCAAGCTGGAGAAGAGCATTGATGACCTAGAAG ACCAACTCTACCAGCAACTTGAGCAAAACAGTCGCCTAACTAATGAACTAAAGCTGGCATTGAATGAGGATTAA
- the TPM1 gene encoding tropomyosin alpha-1 chain isoform X31 gives MAAMSSLEAVRRKIRSLQEQADAAEERAGRLQREVDQERALREEAESEVASLNRRIQLVEEELDRAQERLATALQKLEEAEKAADESERGMKVIENRAQKDEEKMEIQEIQLKEAKHIAEEADRKYEEVARKLVIIESDLERAEERAELSESKCAELEEELKTVTNNLKSLEAQAEKYSQKEDKYEEEIKVLTDKLKEAETRAEFAERSVTKLEKSIDDLEDQLYQQLEQNSRLTNELKLALNED, from the exons ATGGCGGCGATGAGCTCGCTGGAGGCCGTGCGGAGGAAGATCCGGAgcctgcaggagcaggcagacGCCGCCGAGGAGCGGGCGGGCCGGCTGCAGCGAGAGGTGGACCAGGAGCGGGCCCTGCGGGAGGAG GCTGAGAGCGAAGTAGCTTCTCTGAACAGACGCATCCAGCTGGTTGAGGAGGAGTTGGATCGGGCTCAGGAGCGCTTGGCTACTGCTCTGCAGAAGCTAGAGGAAGCAGAGAAGGCTGCAGATGAGAGTGAAAG AGGAATGAAGGTGATTGAAAATAGAGCCCAGAAGGATGAAGAGAAGATGGAAATCCAAGAGATCCAGCTTAAAGAAGCTAAGCACATTGCTGAAGAGGCCGACCGCAAGTATGAAGAG GTGGCTCGTAAGCTTGTGATCATTGAGAGTGACCTGGAGCGGGCTGAGGAACGTGCTGAACTATCAGAAAG CAAATGTGCTGAGCTTGAAGAGGAGTTGAAAACTGTGACCAACAACCTGAAGTCGCTGGAGGCTCAGGCTGAGAAG TACTCACAGAAAGAAGACAAATATGAAGAGGAGATTAAAGTCCTGACTGACAAACTGAAGGAG GCTGAGACCCGTGCTGAATTTGCTGAGAGGTCAGTAACCAAGCTGGAGAAGAGCATTGATGACCTAGAAG ACCAACTCTACCAGCAACTTGAGCAAAACAGTCGCCTAACTAATGAACTAAAGCTGGCATTGAATGAGGATTAA
- the TPM1 gene encoding tropomyosin alpha-1 chain isoform X28, whose amino-acid sequence MDAIKKKMQMLKLDKENALDRAEQAEADKKAAEERSKQLEDDIVQLEKQLHVTEDARDQVLEELHKSEDSLLSAEENAAKAESEVASLNRRIQLVEEELDRAQERLATALQKLEEAEKAADESERGMKVIENRAQKDEEKMEIQEIQLKEAKHIAEEADRKYEEVARKLVIIESDLERAEERAELSESQVRQLEEQLRIMDQTLKALMAAEDKYSQKEDKYEEEIKVLTDKLKEAETRAEFAERSVTKLEKSIDDLEDQLYQQLEQNSRLTNELKLALNED is encoded by the exons ATGGATGCCATCAAGAAGAAGATGCAGATGCTGAAACTGGACAAGGAAAACGCCTTGGACAGAGCCGAGCAAGCCGAAGCGGACAAGAAGGCAGCGGAGGAGAGAAGCAAGCAG TTAGAGGATGACATTGTGCAATTGGAAAAGCAATTGCATGTGACGGAGGATGCAAGGGACCAAGTGCTGGAAGAACTACACAAGTCTGAGGATAGCCTCCTCTCCGCAGAGGAGAATGCTGCCAAG GCTGAGAGCGAAGTAGCTTCTCTGAACAGACGCATCCAGCTGGTTGAGGAGGAGTTGGATCGGGCTCAGGAGCGCTTGGCTACTGCTCTGCAGAAGCTAGAGGAAGCAGAGAAGGCTGCAGATGAGAGTGAAAG AGGAATGAAGGTGATTGAAAATAGAGCCCAGAAGGATGAAGAGAAGATGGAAATCCAAGAGATCCAGCTTAAAGAAGCTAAGCACATTGCTGAAGAGGCCGACCGCAAGTATGAAGAG GTGGCTCGTAAGCTTGTGATCATTGAGAGTGACCTGGAGCGGGCTGAGGAACGTGCTGAACTATCAGAAAG CCAAGTCCGACAGCTGGAAGAACAGTTAAGAATAATGGATCAAACGTTGAAAGCATTAATGGCTGCAGAGGATAAG TACTCACAGAAAGAAGACAAATATGAAGAGGAGATTAAAGTCCTGACTGACAAACTGAAGGAG GCTGAGACCCGTGCTGAATTTGCTGAGAGGTCAGTAACCAAGCTGGAGAAGAGCATTGATGACCTAGAAG ACCAACTCTACCAGCAACTTGAGCAAAACAGTCGCCTAACTAATGAACTAAAGCTGGCATTGAATGAGGATTAA